In Pseudomonadota bacterium, a genomic segment contains:
- a CDS encoding multifunctional CCA addition/repair protein, translating into MEIFLVGGAVRDELLGRPVVDRDYVVTGATPEEMLAQGYRPVGKDFPVFLHPETAEEYALARRERKVAAGYGGFEFHAGPEVTLEEDLSRRDLTVNAIARSADGTLIDPFGGVDDIEARRLRHVTDAFAEDPVRVLRLARFAARLAALEFSVVPETTMLARQLAAAGELDALTPERVWTETEKGLMTANPEVFVEVLRECHALAVVLPEVDALFGVPQPAEHHPEIDTGIHLLMVLAQAARMDLSSAARFACLTHDLGKALTPKDELPKHLGHEASGLKPLVELCDRLRVPKAHRRLAELVCRYHLQVHQALTLKPGTVMKLIEAADGLRRPHRFAEMLRACEADFRGRGGGNAEAPYPQAAYLAAAMAAVAAVPNAPLRAEGLEGLELAAALRRARIRAIAQTKSRWQGSSPA; encoded by the coding sequence ATGGAAATCTTTCTGGTCGGTGGCGCGGTGCGGGACGAGCTGTTGGGACGGCCCGTCGTGGACCGCGACTACGTGGTCACCGGGGCCACCCCCGAGGAGATGCTGGCGCAAGGCTACCGACCCGTCGGCAAAGATTTTCCGGTTTTTCTGCACCCGGAAACCGCAGAGGAATACGCGCTGGCTCGCCGTGAGCGAAAGGTTGCCGCCGGTTATGGGGGCTTTGAGTTTCATGCCGGGCCTGAGGTGACGCTCGAAGAGGATCTCTCGCGCCGCGACTTGACCGTCAACGCCATCGCCCGGTCCGCTGACGGGACGCTGATCGATCCATTTGGTGGCGTCGACGACATCGAGGCGCGCCGCCTGCGTCACGTTACTGACGCGTTTGCCGAAGACCCGGTCCGGGTGCTCCGGCTAGCGCGGTTTGCCGCTCGCCTGGCGGCGCTGGAATTCTCCGTGGTGCCCGAGACCACCATGCTTGCCCGCCAGCTGGCGGCCGCCGGTGAGCTCGATGCGCTGACGCCGGAGCGGGTGTGGACCGAAACCGAAAAAGGCCTGATGACGGCCAATCCCGAAGTCTTTGTGGAGGTGCTGCGCGAGTGTCACGCCCTGGCGGTGGTGCTGCCCGAGGTCGACGCGCTGTTTGGCGTGCCGCAGCCCGCGGAACACCATCCGGAGATCGACACCGGGATTCATCTGCTGATGGTGCTGGCGCAGGCAGCGCGCATGGACCTGTCCAGCGCCGCGCGCTTCGCCTGCCTGACGCACGATCTCGGCAAAGCCCTGACGCCGAAGGACGAGCTGCCAAAGCACCTCGGTCACGAAGCTTCCGGGCTGAAGCCGCTGGTGGAACTCTGCGACCGCCTTCGGGTGCCGAAGGCGCATCGCCGCCTGGCCGAGCTCGTGTGTCGGTATCACCTTCAGGTCCATCAGGCGCTGACCCTCAAGCCCGGCACGGTGATGAAGCTGATCGAGGCTGCGGACGGCCTGCGCCGCCCCCACCGATTTGCCGAGATGCTGCGAGCCTGCGAGGCCGACTTTCGGGGGCGGGGAGGCGGAAACGCTGAAGCGCCGTATCCGCAGGCCGCTTACCTCGCGGCGGCGATGGCGGCCGTGGCCGCGGTGCCGAACGCCCCGCTGAGGGCTGAGGGGCTGGAAGGCCTTGAGCTTGCGGCCGCACTGCGCCGAGCGCGGATCAGGGCGATCGCCCAGACCAAATCACGCTGGCAAGGATCCAGCCCAGCGTAA
- a CDS encoding endonuclease/exonuclease/phosphatase family protein — protein sequence MESRPDPSVDLRLLSYNIQAGAQTTQYADYVTRGWQQVLPFPGRGAVVAAVGNAVRSYDVVGLQEADHGSLRSAFLNQPQFVAEQGEFPYFSQQSNRRVSRLASTGNALLSRIRPQAVEDHRLPGRVPGRVSGRGALVARFGDAALGLTIVNVHLALSRRARRSQLDFLADRLTGCRYAIVMGDFNAPLDAPEIQAFLERTELLSLPCDLSTFPSWRPARRIDHMFFSPGVQLNAATVLPIELSDHCPVAADVSVPVSAMFHHPAAAVAMPAPAKVAAL from the coding sequence ATGGAATCGCGTCCCGACCCAAGCGTCGACCTCCGCCTGCTGAGCTACAACATCCAGGCGGGGGCGCAGACGACCCAGTATGCCGACTACGTGACGCGCGGCTGGCAGCAGGTGTTGCCGTTTCCCGGTCGCGGCGCGGTGGTTGCTGCCGTCGGTAATGCGGTCCGCAGCTACGACGTGGTGGGATTGCAGGAAGCCGATCATGGGTCGCTTCGCAGCGCTTTCCTCAATCAGCCGCAATTTGTCGCCGAGCAAGGCGAGTTCCCCTACTTTTCGCAGCAGTCCAACCGCCGGGTCAGCCGGCTGGCCAGCACCGGAAACGCCCTGCTCAGCCGAATTCGACCGCAGGCGGTGGAGGATCACCGCCTGCCAGGTCGGGTACCGGGGCGTGTGTCCGGCCGTGGCGCCCTCGTGGCCCGGTTCGGCGATGCAGCGCTCGGACTGACCATTGTAAATGTTCATCTGGCGCTCAGCCGCCGCGCGCGACGCAGCCAGCTGGATTTTCTGGCCGACCGCCTCACCGGCTGCCGCTATGCGATTGTGATGGGCGATTTTAATGCGCCGCTCGACGCACCCGAAATCCAGGCGTTTCTCGAACGTACCGAGCTGCTAAGCCTTCCTTGCGATCTGTCCACCTTCCCGAGCTGGCGACCTGCAAGGCGCATCGACCACATGTTCTTCAGCCCGGGTGTGCAGCTCAACGCGGCCACCGTCTTGCCGATCGAGCTCTCCGATCACTGCCCCGTTGCGGCTGACGTGAGCGTGCCGGTGAGCGCCATGTTCCATCATCCGGCCGCGGCAGTGGCCATGCCGGCCCCGGCAAAGGTGGCCGCGCTGTAA
- a CDS encoding transglycosylase SLT domain-containing protein, which yields MTERARVRFFASLLLLVALLIVSGGAWAAEATTLDPREAYLSALKALDSKQLDRFDELADQLQDYPLYPYLQIARVSTGLKNAKPTAVRKLLEDYPSMPPSYRLRRSWLRELARRERWEAFLTDYRPQRDMELRCQHALATLRVLGSVGYEPDLWLVGRSQPDACDPVFTHWRQRGLLTADRYFERAVLAAKAGESTFAGFLGRRLSGPRQGEVKRWAALQSNPGRNLAAASRWSDSPPHRQMVLSTLDRIKSRNNTLALSAWPTLREHYSFSADQVAEVDRNLVLFYATDYPLDAQRRLTALTLQDPQIVEWRARVAIKEGDWSSLLAALDNLPAELRDRDRWQYWRARAMAESGSGSEAMQLFEQLAKKPNYFGFASADRVSKPYALCPAPRDPDPVVLNALTARPAMQRALELHALGEWRDARSEWNVATRNLNREQRRQAAVLADGSGWFGRAILTLADTGHTDRYDLRFPLAWHAEVTQNAARFGLNASLIYGVMRSESALVVDAVSGAGARGLMQLTPQTGREIASSLGESNPGRRGLLREDVNLRLGSAYLASLFERYNHPLKVLAAYNAGPDAVARWESLDLPEEPDRWIESLPYYETRDYLMRVLAFTTLYDWRREGKMVPLAQRMPALDLRPGVTDYGIRGRVVPRCPS from the coding sequence ATGACCGAACGGGCTCGCGTCCGCTTCTTTGCTTCGCTCTTGCTGCTTGTCGCGCTGCTCATCGTCAGCGGAGGCGCGTGGGCGGCCGAAGCCACCACGCTGGATCCACGCGAAGCCTACCTCTCCGCTCTCAAGGCGCTGGATAGCAAGCAGCTGGATCGCTTCGACGAGCTGGCCGACCAGCTGCAGGATTACCCGCTGTATCCTTATCTGCAGATCGCTCGCGTCAGCACCGGCCTCAAGAACGCCAAGCCGACGGCGGTGCGGAAACTGCTGGAGGACTACCCCAGCATGCCCCCCAGCTATCGTCTGCGCCGGAGCTGGCTGCGCGAGCTGGCCCGGCGTGAGCGCTGGGAAGCGTTCCTGACCGACTACCGACCGCAGCGCGACATGGAGCTGCGCTGCCAGCACGCGCTGGCCACGCTCCGGGTGCTCGGGAGCGTGGGTTATGAGCCGGATCTTTGGCTGGTGGGTCGATCCCAGCCGGATGCCTGCGATCCGGTGTTCACCCACTGGCGCCAGCGTGGGCTGCTCACCGCTGATCGATACTTTGAGCGCGCCGTGTTGGCGGCCAAAGCCGGGGAGTCTACCTTTGCCGGCTTTCTCGGCCGACGGCTGAGCGGCCCCCGCCAGGGAGAGGTGAAGCGCTGGGCCGCCCTGCAGAGTAATCCGGGTCGTAACCTGGCGGCGGCCAGTCGCTGGTCCGACTCGCCGCCTCACCGGCAGATGGTGCTCAGCACGCTGGATCGGATCAAAAGCCGCAACAACACGCTGGCGCTGTCCGCCTGGCCAACGCTGCGAGAGCACTACTCGTTCAGCGCCGATCAGGTGGCGGAAGTTGATCGCAATCTGGTGTTGTTTTACGCCACGGACTATCCGCTGGACGCGCAGCGCAGGCTCACGGCGCTGACCCTGCAGGATCCACAGATCGTCGAATGGCGGGCGCGGGTAGCGATCAAAGAAGGCGACTGGTCTTCGCTGCTGGCGGCGCTCGATAACCTGCCGGCGGAGCTCCGCGACCGCGACCGCTGGCAGTACTGGCGAGCGCGGGCAATGGCTGAAAGCGGCAGCGGCAGCGAAGCGATGCAGCTCTTCGAGCAGCTGGCTAAAAAGCCTAACTATTTTGGCTTTGCGTCGGCCGATCGGGTCAGCAAGCCTTATGCGTTGTGCCCGGCCCCGCGCGACCCAGACCCCGTGGTGCTGAACGCGCTGACTGCACGACCAGCAATGCAGCGAGCGCTGGAGCTGCACGCCCTGGGGGAGTGGCGCGACGCCCGCTCAGAGTGGAACGTGGCCACACGAAACTTGAATCGAGAGCAGCGACGCCAGGCTGCGGTGCTCGCCGACGGCAGCGGCTGGTTCGGCCGAGCCATCCTGACCCTGGCCGACACCGGGCATACCGACCGCTACGACCTGCGCTTTCCTTTGGCCTGGCATGCGGAGGTCACCCAAAACGCCGCGCGCTTTGGCCTCAACGCCAGCCTGATTTACGGCGTGATGCGCTCGGAAAGTGCCCTGGTGGTGGACGCGGTCAGCGGCGCCGGCGCTCGCGGCCTCATGCAGCTGACGCCCCAGACCGGTCGGGAGATCGCGTCAAGCCTGGGTGAGTCGAATCCCGGACGCCGGGGGCTGCTCCGCGAGGACGTCAACCTGCGGCTGGGTAGCGCGTACCTCGCCAGCCTGTTCGAGCGCTACAACCATCCGCTGAAGGTGCTGGCAGCCTACAACGCGGGGCCTGATGCCGTCGCCCGCTGGGAGTCGCTGGATCTGCCGGAGGAGCCCGATCGCTGGATCGAAAGCCTGCCGTATTACGAGACCCGGGACTACCTGATGCGAGTACTGGCCTTCACAACGCTCTATGACTGGCGTCGTGAGGGTAAAATGGTGCCTTTGGCGCAGCGCATGCCGGCGCTCGACCTTCGACCCGGAGTGACCGACTACGGGATCCGAGGGCGAGTAGTCCCGCGCTGCCCCTCGTAA
- a CDS encoding complex I NDUFA9 subunit family protein — MTHTVLLGGSGFVGDALANELATRGEQVTIVCRNPATRRSARPNITVSIADPYRVDSLVEAVSGADVLVNLVGILNEKGFDGSGFRKAHVDVTRNALEACEKAGIERYVQMSALRAGEGTSHYLKSKAEAEALVRDSALDWAILRPSVIFGPADSFLNRFAALIGLTPLVMPLACAGSRFQPVYVGDVADAFVNVIVQGGDGRTLDLVGPGTYTLKQLVEYVIALKGRRLKVVGLPGFVSYLQALVMNLVPGKPFSTDNYRSLQLDSVSEDNALEALGVTPTPLEAIAPSYLGRQQRAHRFDDARSRAGR, encoded by the coding sequence ATGACACATACGGTTTTGTTGGGTGGCAGCGGGTTTGTCGGAGACGCCCTGGCCAACGAGCTCGCCACGCGCGGTGAGCAGGTGACCATCGTTTGCCGTAATCCGGCGACGAGGCGCTCGGCGCGACCCAACATCACGGTGAGTATCGCCGACCCTTATCGCGTCGACAGCCTGGTAGAGGCCGTTTCCGGAGCTGACGTTCTGGTCAACCTCGTGGGTATCCTGAACGAGAAAGGATTTGACGGCAGCGGCTTTCGTAAGGCGCATGTGGACGTGACGCGCAACGCGCTGGAGGCCTGCGAGAAGGCGGGTATCGAGCGTTACGTGCAGATGAGCGCGCTGCGGGCCGGCGAGGGCACCAGCCATTATTTAAAATCCAAGGCTGAGGCCGAAGCGCTTGTTCGCGATAGCGCTCTGGACTGGGCCATCCTGCGCCCCTCCGTGATCTTTGGGCCTGCGGATAGTTTCCTGAACCGCTTCGCGGCACTGATCGGCCTGACGCCGCTGGTGATGCCGCTGGCCTGCGCCGGCAGTCGCTTTCAGCCGGTGTATGTGGGTGACGTGGCCGATGCGTTTGTCAATGTGATCGTGCAGGGTGGAGACGGTCGCACGCTGGACCTGGTCGGCCCCGGGACCTACACGCTCAAACAGCTGGTGGAGTACGTCATCGCGCTGAAGGGACGGCGGCTGAAGGTGGTGGGTCTGCCGGGATTTGTAAGCTACCTGCAGGCGTTGGTCATGAATCTGGTGCCGGGAAAACCCTTCTCGACCGACAACTATCGCTCGCTGCAGCTCGACAGCGTATCGGAGGACAACGCGCTTGAGGCGCTCGGTGTCACGCCCACGCCGCTGGAGGCGATCGCGCCGAGCTACCTGGGTCGCCAGCAGCGGGCCCATCGCTTCGACGACGCCCGCAGTCGCGCCGGGCGGTAA
- a CDS encoding VanZ family protein, whose translation MSRSSKRPHPLGVLFGWALVGGIWSASLITAPQTGLEIPQEDKWGHLLAYGLLMVWFCSLYRTNRTRLWYFVGFALMGGILELIQGTLPHREASIADLIANVAGLTLGWILASVIWSGRSP comes from the coding sequence GTGAGCCGTTCATCAAAACGGCCACACCCGCTGGGTGTTTTGTTCGGCTGGGCGCTGGTCGGCGGCATCTGGTCAGCCTCGCTGATCACCGCGCCGCAGACGGGGCTCGAAATTCCTCAGGAAGACAAATGGGGGCATCTGCTGGCGTATGGGCTGCTGATGGTATGGTTCTGCAGCCTGTATCGAACGAACCGGACCCGGCTGTGGTACTTCGTGGGCTTCGCCCTGATGGGAGGCATCCTGGAGCTGATTCAGGGGACCCTGCCCCATCGCGAAGCCAGCATCGCCGACCTCATCGCCAACGTTGCCGGACTTACGCTGGGCTGGATCCTTGCCAGCGTGATTTGGTCTGGGCGATCGCCCTGA